A window of Campylobacter pinnipediorum subsp. pinnipediorum contains these coding sequences:
- the dnaN gene encoding DNA polymerase III subunit beta: protein MKVFINKNVLESIVTNTNPYLEKKDLSVITSHIVISAQDSVLNIKATDYEIGLSYKLTNVKIVDEGTATANGKKLLDIIRSLKDDEVILETMNNYLYIKQKNSKYKLPMYKFEDFPNFPKIEGKNKFDIDAVLFGRSLKKILPNIEQGNSKRELTGALIDIKENYINIVGTDSKRLSIFKLETPTQNEFSIIIPKKAISEMQKLFFDKIEIYYDENTLIAQSSNFEFYTKLINGKYPDYERVIPKEVKNRLKLSRDKMIDGIKTISILSETMKVTFSKENITFESVIEDNSEAKTTIEYQTGLEEDITIGLRNRFLLDFLSSIEEDEFELGFNDSNLAFTVTSKDLKTVLMPIVL from the coding sequence ATGAAAGTTTTTATTAATAAAAATGTCCTTGAAAGCATAGTAACAAATACAAACCCATATTTAGAAAAAAAAGATCTAAGTGTAATAACATCTCATATAGTTATATCAGCACAAGATTCTGTTTTAAATATAAAAGCTACTGATTATGAAATAGGTTTATCATATAAACTAACAAATGTAAAAATAGTAGATGAGGGAACAGCTACTGCAAATGGTAAAAAATTATTGGACATAATAAGAAGTTTAAAAGATGATGAAGTTATTTTAGAAACTATGAATAACTATCTATATATAAAACAAAAAAATTCAAAATATAAACTTCCTATGTATAAATTTGAAGACTTTCCAAATTTTCCAAAGATAGAAGGTAAAAATAAATTTGACATAGATGCTGTTTTATTTGGTAGAAGTCTTAAAAAAATACTTCCAAATATAGAACAAGGAAATAGCAAAAGAGAGTTAACAGGTGCTTTAATAGATATAAAAGAAAATTACATAAACATAGTAGGAACTGACTCTAAAAGATTAAGTATTTTTAAACTAGAAACTCCAACTCAAAATGAATTTTCAATAATAATTCCAAAAAAAGCAATAAGTGAAATGCAAAAGCTATTTTTTGATAAAATAGAAATTTACTATGATGAAAACACATTAATAGCACAAAGTTCTAATTTTGAGTTTTATACAAAACTAATAAATGGAAAATATCCAGACTATGAAAGAGTAATTCCAAAAGAAGTTAAAAATAGATTAAAACTAAGTAGAGATAAGATGATAGATGGTATAAAAACTATATCAATACTTAGTGAAACTATGAAAGTTACATTCTCAAAAGAAAATATAACATTTGAAAGTGTTATAGAAGATAATTCTGAAGCAAAAACTACAATAGAATATCAAACAGGACTTGAAGAGGATATAACAATAGGACTTAGAAATAGATTTTTACTTGATTTCTTATCAAGTATAGAAGAAGATGAGTTTGAACTTGGATTTAATGATTCGAATTTAGCATTTACAGTAACTTCTAAAGATCTAAAAACAGTATTAATGCCTATAGTATTATAA
- the dnaA gene encoding chromosomal replication initiator protein DnaA, with amino-acid sequence MLANEILETLGTQISQKEYECYIKQLKFNEKTSTDENIVFNAPNELIAKFITTRYSEKIAYLFEVKTGIKPKITISLSNKLKSSKINKVDIKQIKAQSTMLNPTYTFENFVVGASNQFAFLNCKIASEEPGVKFNPIFIYGSTGLGKTHLLQSVGNYCLNIGKSVVYITSEQFINDYINNLKLKTMDRFRDKYRNCDLLLIDDVQFLGKTDMIQEEFFHTFNELHSKKAQIIMTSDKPPKILKGFEERLISRFEWGLMADITPPELETKVAIIERRCEFNKITLNSDIINYIATNMGDNIREIEGVIIQLNAFQNLLREEITLDVAKNVIKDHIKEKRENINLENIIDIVAKEMNIKQSDIKSKSRVKSIVEARRIVIYLAKNLTPNSMPKLANYFDMKDHSAISHNIKKINELIKTNEVFRLRVEEIKNKILTKG; translated from the coding sequence TTGCTTGCAAATGAAATTTTAGAAACTCTAGGGACTCAAATATCCCAAAAAGAGTATGAATGCTATATAAAACAATTAAAATTTAATGAAAAAACATCAACAGATGAAAATATAGTATTTAATGCTCCAAATGAACTAATAGCAAAATTTATAACCACTAGATATTCAGAAAAAATAGCATATCTTTTTGAAGTAAAAACTGGTATAAAACCAAAAATAACAATTTCACTATCAAATAAATTAAAATCATCAAAAATAAACAAAGTAGATATAAAACAGATAAAAGCTCAAAGCACAATGTTAAATCCTACTTATACATTTGAAAATTTTGTTGTTGGAGCTTCAAATCAATTTGCATTTTTAAACTGCAAAATAGCATCAGAAGAACCGGGAGTTAAGTTTAATCCTATTTTTATATATGGCTCAACAGGTCTTGGAAAAACACACTTACTCCAATCAGTTGGAAATTATTGTCTAAATATCGGAAAATCAGTCGTATATATAACAAGCGAACAATTTATCAATGATTATATAAATAATTTAAAATTAAAAACAATGGATAGATTTCGCGATAAATACAGAAATTGCGATCTTTTACTTATAGATGATGTTCAGTTTTTAGGTAAGACAGATATGATACAAGAGGAGTTTTTTCACACATTTAATGAACTTCATAGTAAAAAAGCTCAAATCATAATGACATCAGATAAACCACCAAAAATTTTAAAAGGTTTTGAAGAGAGATTGATTTCAAGATTTGAATGGGGTTTAATGGCTGATATAACACCACCTGAGCTTGAAACAAAAGTGGCTATCATAGAAAGAAGATGTGAGTTTAATAAAATAACGTTAAATAGCGATATTATAAACTACATAGCAACTAATATGGGAGATAATATAAGAGAGATAGAAGGCGTTATAATACAACTAAATGCTTTTCAAAATTTATTACGCGAAGAGATTACACTTGATGTTGCAAAAAATGTTATAAAAGATCACATAAAAGAAAAAAGAGAAAATATAAACCTAGAAAATATCATAGATATAGTAGCAAAAGAGATGAATATAAAGCAAAGTGATATAAAGAGCAAATCAAGAGTAAAAAGCATAGTTGAAGCAAGAAGAATAGTAATCTATCTAGCAAAAAATTTAACTCCAAACTCAATGCCAAAACTTGCTAATTACTTTGATATGAAAGATCACAGTGCTATAAGCCACAATATAAAAAAGATAAATGAGCTTATAAAAACAAATGAAGTTTTTAGACTTAGAGTTGAAGAAATAAAAAATAAAATTTTGACAAAAGGATGA